The window CGCCAATTGCTCCTGCTGCGCCAGGATCAGGTTGCTGACGCGGTAAAGGATCGCCGCGCGCTGATGCGGCATCAGCCCGCGCCAGCTCGGCGCGCGCCAGGCGCGTTCCGCCGCTTCCACCGCCTCGTTCACATCTTCGATGCCGGCGGCGCGCAGCCGCGCGTTGACGCTGCCGTCGGCCGGAAATACCGAAACCATCTCTTCACCGCGCCCATCACGCCAGCGGCCGGCGACAAAAATCTTTAACCTTTCCATATTCTGCTCCCGCCGTTCAGGCGATAAAGCCGCCGTCGATCAGACGGCGACAGGCTTGCACCGCGCTCAGCGCCGCCAGGGTGGATGTCTTGGGGTTGCTCGCCAACGGATTGCCGCTCAACTCAATGTGGAACTCCCCGAAGCTGCCGCACACCTGCAGCCGGTGAGTGTTGCGGCGCGTCGCGGGATCGACCAGCAGCCGCACCCGGGTGGCGTCCATTCCCATGCCGTTGAGGGCGATGGTCGCCGCCACGTTGGCGTTGGCCGGGAACAGCCGCGCCGCCTCGCGCGCCGAGCCTTCGAAAAAGACCTGAGCTTCGTTCACCGCATCAAGGTCGATCAGCTGCTCCGCCATGCTGCCGCGCCAGCTGGCCGGGCTTTTGCACGCCTGATAAGTCACGCTGTCCAGCCCGCCCTCGCGCGCCGAAGCCAGCCCGTCCATGCCCGCCACCGCTCCGGACAGCACGATCACCTGCCCCCGGTGTTGCCGGCAGGCCAGTTGCAGCCGCTGCTGCAGCGCCGCATCCGCCAGCGCGCCGGTGGAGATCACCGCCAGTGGCCAGCCGCGCTTCACGACCGCTTCGCCAAATTCCGCCACCGCCTGCTGGCTGGCGCACTCCAGCACTAAATCCGGCCGTTCGGCACATTGTTCGGGATGGGTCAGCGCCTGCACCCGGCCGCCAAAGGCGCGGTCGATCGCCGCATG is drawn from Serratia entomophila and contains these coding sequences:
- a CDS encoding aspartate dehydrogenase → MKKIMMIGYGAMAQEVLARLPDGVTVGWILARAAHHAAIDRAFGGRVQALTHPEQCAERPDLVLECASQQAVAEFGEAVVKRGWPLAVISTGALADAALQQRLQLACRQHRGQVIVLSGAVAGMDGLASAREGGLDSVTYQACKSPASWRGSMAEQLIDLDAVNEAQVFFEGSAREAARLFPANANVAATIALNGMGMDATRVRLLVDPATRRNTHRLQVCGSFGEFHIELSGNPLASNPKTSTLAALSAVQACRRLIDGGFIA